One region of Vicinamibacterales bacterium genomic DNA includes:
- a CDS encoding cis-3-hydroxy-L-proline dehydratase: MRITRILAYRVELPLHEGSYKWSGGKGVSVFDSTIVRVETDAGLAGHGEVCPLGPFYLPAYAEGVRAGIRELGPHLIGADPRELGKLNRRMDAALKGHPYVKSGIDIACWDILGQATGLPVCELLGGRYGEDVRLYRAISQDTPDAMAARVAGYRAEGYRRFQLKVGGDPDVDVERIRAVAATLHPGDRLVADANTGWTQHEAMRVAKAVRDVDVYIEQPCLTYEECLSVRRHIPHPFVLDENVDGLDMLLRARADLAMDVVNLKISKLGGLTRTAQARDLCVSMGIAMTIEDSWGGDVTTAAIAHLAQSTPTEWLFTTTDFNSYVTLSTADGAPQRVNGRMAASIEPGLGVRPRPDVLGPPLVTVG; encoded by the coding sequence ATGCGGATCACTCGCATCCTCGCCTACCGGGTGGAACTTCCACTCCACGAGGGCTCCTACAAATGGTCCGGCGGCAAGGGGGTCAGCGTCTTCGACAGCACCATCGTCCGGGTCGAAACCGACGCCGGTCTCGCCGGCCACGGCGAAGTGTGCCCGCTTGGTCCCTTCTATCTGCCGGCGTATGCCGAGGGCGTGCGCGCCGGGATCCGCGAGCTCGGACCGCATCTCATCGGCGCGGATCCGCGCGAACTCGGGAAGCTCAATCGCCGCATGGACGCGGCCTTGAAAGGGCACCCCTACGTGAAGAGCGGCATCGACATCGCCTGCTGGGACATCCTGGGCCAGGCCACCGGACTGCCAGTCTGCGAGCTGCTCGGCGGCCGCTACGGGGAAGACGTCCGCCTGTACCGCGCGATCTCGCAGGACACGCCCGACGCGATGGCGGCGCGCGTCGCCGGCTACCGCGCCGAGGGCTATCGCCGCTTCCAGCTGAAGGTCGGCGGCGATCCCGACGTCGACGTCGAGCGCATCCGCGCCGTCGCCGCGACGCTGCACCCTGGCGATCGGCTCGTCGCCGATGCCAACACCGGCTGGACGCAGCACGAGGCGATGCGCGTGGCCAAGGCGGTGCGCGACGTGGACGTCTATATCGAGCAGCCGTGCCTGACCTATGAGGAGTGCTTGAGCGTCCGCCGCCACATCCCGCACCCCTTCGTGCTCGACGAAAACGTCGACGGCCTCGACATGCTGCTGCGCGCCCGCGCCGATCTGGCGATGGACGTCGTCAATCTGAAGATCAGCAAGCTCGGCGGGCTGACGCGCACCGCGCAGGCGCGCGATCTGTGCGTGTCGATGGGAATCGCGATGACGATCGAAGACAGTTGGGGCGGCGACGTCACCACGGCGGCGATCGCCCACCTCGCGCAGAGCACGCCGACCGAATGGCTGTTCACCACCACCGACTTCAACAGCTACGTGACGCTGTCGACCGCCGACGGCGCGCCACAGCGCGTGAACGGCCGGATGGCGGCCTCGATTGAACCCGGACTTGGGGTGCGGCCGCGCCCGGACGTGCTCGGTCCGCCCCTGGTGACGGTCGGCTGA
- a CDS encoding DedA family protein: MPPELLHWLHAYGPAALFVLLFLGVFGLPVPDETLLTVAGVLVRDGSLHFATAYAAAICGSMGGITLSYVIGRTLGLGVVDRFGKWIHVTRADLARVEGWFEHSGRWLLTFGYFIPGVRHFTAIVAGSSRLPVPVFARFAYAGAAIWALTFMSLGWYVGPAWESALEAAHRHLKVVAVVLLVLGGAYALAHRWWSRRKK; encoded by the coding sequence GTGCCGCCCGAACTCCTGCACTGGCTTCACGCCTACGGCCCTGCCGCGCTCTTCGTGCTGCTGTTCCTCGGCGTGTTCGGCCTGCCGGTCCCGGACGAAACGCTGCTGACCGTCGCCGGCGTTCTGGTGCGCGACGGCAGCCTGCACTTTGCGACGGCCTATGCGGCGGCGATCTGCGGCAGCATGGGGGGCATCACGCTCAGCTACGTCATCGGGCGCACGCTCGGCCTCGGCGTGGTGGATCGCTTCGGCAAGTGGATCCACGTGACGCGCGCGGACCTCGCGCGCGTCGAAGGTTGGTTCGAGCACTCCGGGCGGTGGCTGCTGACCTTCGGCTACTTCATTCCCGGCGTACGACACTTCACGGCGATCGTCGCCGGATCGTCGCGGCTGCCGGTTCCGGTGTTCGCGCGCTTCGCGTATGCCGGCGCGGCCATCTGGGCGCTGACCTTCATGAGCCTCGGTTGGTACGTGGGCCCGGCGTGGGAATCGGCCCTCGAGGCGGCCCACCGCCACCTCAAGGTGGTGGCCGTCGTACTTCTGGTGCTGGGCGGCGCCTACGCGCTGGCTCACCGCTGGTGGTCGAGGCGGAAGAAATAG
- a CDS encoding glycosyltransferase family 39 protein: MFPLRWTFAAVAIVLVAAPLLARPPLFDPDEGLHAAIAQEMNRRGDYVTPTFLGEPFLDKPILFFWAEAISLRVLGDREDAVRLPPLLFGVLAMLGVAALGRALRDEETGLLAGIVYGTMLLPMGVSEVAVHDVAVVPFMCAACAWLTRASAGRHVVRHAVLAGAALGLSILTKGLVGVAFAVWFAVALAAVERVRMRRLAIALTAAGAVALLVALPWYVAMEHAHPGYLHYYFVERHLQGYLTATQRHAGRGWWYYVPIAVGGALPWVGYLAAAARQVRNHPTRLVAWIWFALGFVFLSGGESKLVTYALPLFPALALLVADACVAGPGLRYRPGFVVCASTLAALPVLGLGLVAWRFGGIGATLWLMVALVAAVIGGVSVAIANRRSAGLAADAALMMRLPVVALLGLMIVAPRAAEWMTGRDLAQALNAAGAMPSQVFVVGERIGSVVFYLSPALRAEATAANIRETTLAEAVAGVRAAQPDAVVAVRNDQIGRFNRLFAAPPPPDVRAGTFSLFRAGSLQQALSAR; the protein is encoded by the coding sequence ATGTTCCCTCTGCGGTGGACGTTTGCGGCCGTCGCGATCGTGCTGGTCGCCGCGCCGCTCCTCGCCCGTCCGCCGCTGTTCGATCCCGACGAAGGCCTGCACGCCGCCATCGCGCAGGAGATGAATCGTCGCGGCGATTACGTGACGCCCACCTTCCTTGGCGAGCCGTTCCTCGACAAGCCGATTCTCTTCTTCTGGGCCGAAGCGATCTCGCTGCGTGTGTTGGGCGACCGCGAAGACGCGGTGCGGCTGCCGCCGCTGTTGTTCGGGGTGCTCGCCATGCTCGGCGTGGCGGCGCTCGGCCGTGCCCTTCGCGACGAGGAGACCGGGCTGCTCGCCGGAATCGTCTACGGGACGATGCTGTTGCCGATGGGCGTGAGCGAGGTTGCCGTGCACGACGTCGCGGTAGTGCCGTTCATGTGCGCGGCCTGCGCGTGGCTGACCCGCGCTTCCGCGGGCCGGCATGTCGTCCGGCATGCCGTGCTCGCCGGCGCCGCGCTCGGCCTCTCGATCCTGACCAAGGGGCTGGTCGGCGTCGCCTTCGCGGTCTGGTTCGCGGTGGCGCTCGCGGCCGTCGAACGGGTCCGCATGCGGCGACTGGCCATCGCGCTCACGGCCGCCGGCGCCGTCGCGCTGCTGGTGGCCCTGCCCTGGTACGTGGCGATGGAACACGCGCATCCAGGCTACCTGCACTACTACTTCGTCGAGCGGCACCTCCAGGGCTATCTCACCGCGACGCAGCGTCACGCCGGACGCGGCTGGTGGTACTACGTGCCGATCGCCGTCGGGGGGGCGCTGCCGTGGGTCGGGTATCTGGCCGCCGCGGCCCGCCAGGTCCGCAACCATCCGACTCGCCTGGTCGCCTGGATCTGGTTCGCTCTCGGATTCGTGTTCCTGAGCGGCGGCGAATCGAAGCTCGTCACCTACGCGCTGCCGCTCTTTCCCGCGCTGGCGCTGCTCGTTGCCGACGCGTGCGTCGCCGGCCCTGGACTCCGCTACCGCCCCGGCTTCGTGGTGTGCGCGTCGACGCTCGCGGCGCTGCCGGTCCTGGGGCTGGGGCTGGTCGCCTGGCGGTTCGGCGGAATCGGCGCCACCCTCTGGCTGATGGTCGCGCTCGTCGCGGCGGTGATCGGCGGCGTGTCGGTCGCGATCGCGAACCGCCGCTCGGCGGGCCTCGCCGCCGACGCGGCGCTCATGATGCGGCTGCCGGTCGTGGCGCTCCTGGGACTGATGATCGTCGCGCCGCGCGCGGCGGAGTGGATGACCGGCCGGGATCTGGCCCAGGCGCTGAACGCCGCCGGCGCGATGCCGTCGCAGGTGTTCGTCGTCGGCGAGCGGATCGGATCGGTCGTCTTCTATCTGTCGCCGGCGCTCCGCGCCGAGGCCACCGCCGCGAACATCCGCGAAACGACCCTGGCAGAGGCCGTCGCCGGCGTGCGCGCCGCGCAACCCGATGCGGTCGTCGCGGTCCGCAACGATCAGATCGGACGATTCAACAGGCTGTTTGCGGCCCCTCCCCCACCCGACGTCCGCGCCGGCACGTTCAGCCTCTTCCGGGCCGGGTCGCTCCAGCAGGCCCTCTCCGCCCGCTGA
- a CDS encoding endonuclease/exonuclease/phosphatase family protein, with product MGSAVLIHAGADTTCAARGSGVQWIRTAASNEQGAIDRWCAGVGPPARIETARPPPAVLSGSFAVVSWNTHVGGGDLGRLVSDLREGRLTGAPVDQFVLLLQEVYRAGPEVPVGDPDRMNWAAAERIVPPSGAREDIVSLAHRLGLGGIYVPSMRNGSPGRLDEDRGNAILASLALSEPTAIELPLERQRRVAIEATAHTAAGLAIRIVDTHFTNMVMHHLWLFSESGRLRQARALAGVLPSDGALIVGGDFNAWFGFHDAAYRELAVLGHASPDEDRRPSFGPMRLDHVLFRLPETWKTRVRRADDRYGSDHYPLVASVDPG from the coding sequence GTGGGCAGCGCGGTTCTCATCCATGCCGGCGCCGATACCACGTGTGCGGCGCGCGGCAGCGGCGTGCAGTGGATCCGGACGGCCGCATCGAACGAACAAGGGGCGATCGATCGCTGGTGCGCCGGCGTCGGGCCGCCGGCGCGGATCGAAACGGCGCGTCCTCCTCCGGCGGTCCTCTCAGGTTCGTTTGCCGTCGTGTCGTGGAACACCCACGTCGGCGGCGGCGATCTCGGACGTCTCGTATCGGACCTGCGTGAAGGACGCCTCACCGGTGCGCCGGTCGACCAGTTCGTGCTGCTGCTGCAGGAGGTCTATCGTGCCGGCCCGGAGGTGCCCGTCGGCGATCCCGATCGCATGAACTGGGCGGCGGCCGAGCGGATCGTGCCGCCGTCGGGCGCGCGTGAAGACATCGTCAGCCTGGCGCACCGGCTTGGTCTGGGCGGCATCTACGTGCCGTCGATGCGCAACGGCTCCCCTGGGCGCCTCGACGAGGACCGTGGCAACGCGATCCTCGCCTCGCTCGCGCTCAGCGAGCCGACGGCGATCGAGCTGCCGCTCGAGCGGCAGCGGCGCGTCGCGATCGAGGCCACGGCGCACACCGCTGCCGGCCTCGCCATCAGAATCGTCGACACGCATTTCACGAACATGGTGATGCACCACCTGTGGCTGTTCTCGGAGTCGGGGCGGCTGCGCCAGGCGCGCGCGCTGGCGGGCGTGCTCCCCAGCGACGGGGCGCTGATCGTCGGCGGAGACTTCAACGCCTGGTTCGGGTTCCACGACGCGGCGTATCGCGAGCTGGCAGTGCTCGGGCATGCGTCGCCCGACGAGGATCGGCGGCCGTCGTTCGGGCCGATGCGGCTCGATCACGTGCTGTTCCGGCTGCCCGAAACCTGGAAGACGCGGGTGCGGCGCGCCGATGATCGCTACGGGTCGGACCACTACCCGCTGGTGGCCAGCGTCGATCCCGGGTGA
- a CDS encoding radical SAM protein translates to MRVLLLSMPDSFEHTPALTMRMPNGALAALAGNVGDGHTVSIADLILVQNAVAPTIARLMRDRDPQVVGLSVMTFQRRTALRIVRLIRSINPQVCIIAGGYDPSLAPEAYAAPDSGIDFLVRGEGECTFRELLAALERGDSPAGIPGLSFRANPAVGFTHTPPRPVMRLEDERLQLPNRAARVLTGYTFLGRPIDVVETSRGCTYDCSFCSIIEMRGRNFHLFDFTRVLADIADARARGARAIFLVDDNITLNVARFEALCRGIIDAGLNDVHYIVQAMTSSIAAHGKTLAPLMRRAGFQYVFLGIENVLDEDLAFLRASAKNAQRENGRRVGNATLTAIEALHREGLAVVGGIIVGNPGDTPAAIEANLAFARRYVDWPYIQHPTPYPGTPMTADFVQRNLIVNDRVEEYDGTTAVVRTEHLGAEDVEFMRWRAERWMKVRHLPHVLRAYPRFVLRHGPEMLAHTFRGSSWKSILGLEDERTVFRRYKARRATEREYLPEPAAALPASFASQARYPA, encoded by the coding sequence ATGCGGGTGCTCCTGCTCTCGATGCCCGACTCGTTCGAGCACACCCCTGCCCTGACGATGCGGATGCCGAACGGGGCGTTGGCGGCGCTGGCCGGCAACGTGGGCGACGGCCATACGGTCTCGATCGCCGACCTGATTCTCGTGCAGAACGCCGTCGCGCCGACGATCGCGCGGCTGATGCGCGACCGCGATCCGCAGGTCGTCGGCCTGTCGGTCATGACCTTCCAGAGGCGCACGGCGCTGCGGATCGTCAGGCTGATTCGATCGATCAATCCGCAGGTCTGCATCATCGCGGGCGGCTATGATCCGAGCCTCGCGCCCGAGGCGTACGCCGCGCCGGATTCGGGGATCGATTTTCTGGTGCGCGGCGAAGGTGAGTGCACGTTCCGCGAGCTGCTGGCTGCTCTCGAGCGCGGAGACAGTCCGGCCGGCATCCCGGGTCTGTCGTTCAGGGCCAATCCCGCTGTTGGCTTCACCCACACGCCGCCGCGTCCGGTGATGCGGCTGGAAGACGAACGGCTGCAACTTCCCAACCGCGCGGCCCGCGTCCTGACCGGCTATACCTTCCTCGGCCGCCCGATCGACGTCGTGGAGACGTCGCGCGGCTGCACCTACGACTGCAGCTTCTGCTCGATCATCGAGATGCGCGGGCGCAACTTCCACCTCTTCGACTTCACGCGGGTGCTCGCCGACATCGCCGACGCGCGGGCCCGCGGCGCGCGCGCGATCTTCCTGGTCGACGACAACATCACGCTGAATGTCGCGCGGTTCGAAGCACTCTGCCGAGGCATCATCGACGCCGGCCTGAATGACGTTCACTACATCGTCCAGGCGATGACGTCGTCGATTGCCGCGCACGGCAAGACGCTGGCGCCGCTCATGCGCAGGGCCGGGTTCCAGTATGTGTTCCTGGGGATCGAGAACGTGCTCGACGAAGATCTCGCCTTCCTGCGCGCCTCGGCGAAGAACGCGCAGCGCGAGAACGGCCGTCGCGTCGGCAACGCCACCCTGACGGCGATCGAGGCGCTGCATCGCGAAGGACTGGCGGTCGTCGGCGGCATCATCGTCGGCAATCCCGGCGACACGCCGGCGGCGATCGAAGCCAACCTCGCCTTCGCGCGCCGCTACGTCGACTGGCCCTACATCCAGCACCCGACGCCGTACCCGGGCACCCCCATGACGGCCGACTTCGTGCAGCGCAACCTGATCGTCAACGACCGCGTCGAGGAGTACGACGGCACGACCGCGGTCGTCCGGACCGAGCATCTCGGCGCCGAGGACGTCGAGTTCATGCGCTGGCGGGCCGAGCGCTGGATGAAGGTGCGACACCTGCCGCACGTGCTGCGGGCCTACCCGCGCTTCGTGCTGCGCCACGGGCCGGAGATGCTGGCGCACACGTTTCGAGGGTCGTCGTGGAAGTCCATCCTCGGGCTCGAAGACGAGCGGACGGTGTTCCGGCGCTACAAGGCGCGCCGCGCCACCGAGCGCGAGTACCTGCCGGAGCCCGCGGCGGCGCTGCCGGCGTCGTTCGCGTCGCAGGCGCGATACCCGGCGTGA
- a CDS encoding TolC family protein, with product MPYARTTPSYREVARQLAVDVATAYADVRAELAALREQTVEEAKELRDLELQRFDAMTAGLWPKVRAGSARPS from the coding sequence ATCCCGTACGCACGGACGACACCCTCGTATCGCGAGGTTGCGCGGCAGCTCGCCGTCGACGTGGCGACCGCGTACGCCGACGTCCGGGCCGAACTGGCCGCCCTCCGTGAGCAGACGGTCGAAGAGGCCAAGGAGCTGCGCGACTTGGAGCTCCAGCGGTTCGACGCGATGACCGCGGGCCTCTGGCCAAAGGTCCGAGCTGGCAGCGCCCGCCCTTCGTAG